The Pedobacter roseus genome contains a region encoding:
- a CDS encoding DUF5000 domain-containing lipoprotein: MKKINKNLLLLLLSTVAFFSGCKQDTIGPLENSTTVPGQVSNVSVTNGPGNATLTFSLPNDKDLLYVKAVYNLSNGQEMEVKSSYYGNSLLVEGFGDTNEHEVKIYAVSRSEVASAPYVIKVKPLENPIWGVYRSLKAVADFGGLNFKATNPSKADLSIEVFVQSKGKYVPTSKNIYTAAIDIDQSVRGLDTLTQKFAIRIRDRWLNYTDTLFATLKPLYETTIPKSTYKEVILPGDSPQEYSNTGVSKMWDGNIIDWPSVCLTKPGVLVPQWVTFDLGKLATLSRIVIWNYPEYLNAGRTYYYGGNLKEFEVWGTDSPPADGSYNNWVLLGKYNSQKPSKSAYGVQTSEDYAFANAGISYNFAVGLKKVRYLRIKSINNWQGTTFMSVSEVQVYGDPR; encoded by the coding sequence ATGAAAAAAATAAATAAAAACCTGTTATTGCTGCTTTTAAGCACGGTAGCCTTTTTTTCGGGCTGTAAACAAGATACCATCGGCCCATTGGAAAACAGTACCACCGTACCAGGTCAGGTATCCAATGTTTCGGTAACCAATGGTCCCGGTAACGCAACACTTACTTTTAGCCTGCCTAACGATAAAGACCTGCTTTACGTAAAGGCCGTTTACAACCTGTCTAACGGTCAGGAGATGGAGGTTAAATCATCGTATTATGGCAATAGCCTGCTGGTTGAAGGTTTTGGCGATACCAATGAACATGAGGTTAAAATTTATGCCGTAAGCAGGAGCGAAGTGGCTTCGGCGCCTTATGTAATCAAGGTAAAACCGCTTGAAAATCCAATCTGGGGTGTATATAGAAGTTTAAAAGCGGTTGCCGATTTCGGTGGACTTAACTTCAAAGCAACCAACCCTTCAAAAGCAGATTTGTCAATAGAGGTATTTGTCCAGTCTAAAGGCAAATATGTGCCCACTTCGAAAAACATTTATACCGCTGCCATTGATATTGATCAATCGGTTCGCGGTCTGGATACGTTGACACAGAAATTTGCCATCAGGATCAGGGATAGGTGGTTAAATTATACCGATACCCTATTTGCTACATTAAAACCCCTTTATGAAACTACAATCCCAAAATCTACCTATAAAGAAGTGATTTTGCCTGGCGATAGTCCGCAGGAATATAGCAATACCGGCGTCTCGAAAATGTGGGATGGTAATATTATCGATTGGCCAAGTGTATGTTTAACCAAACCAGGGGTATTGGTTCCGCAATGGGTAACCTTCGACCTCGGAAAGCTCGCTACGCTGAGCCGTATCGTGATCTGGAACTATCCTGAATACCTGAATGCCGGCAGAACCTATTATTACGGAGGTAATTTAAAAGAGTTCGAAGTATGGGGAACTGATAGTCCACCTGCAGATGGAAGTTACAACAACTGGGTATTGTTGGGTAAATACAATTCGCAAAAACCATCAAAAAGTGCCTATGGCGTTCAAACCAGCGAAGATTATGCCTTTGCCAATGCAGGGATAAGCTACAATTTCGCTGTGGGCCTTAAAAAGGTCAGATACCTGAGGATCAAATCGATCAATAACTGGCAGGGTACCACTTTCATGAGTGTATCGGAAGTACAGGTTTACGGCGACCCGAGATAA
- a CDS encoding RagB/SusD family nutrient uptake outer membrane protein, whose translation MAKPALATLALGLLLSVLSITSCKKYLDIVPDNVATIDNAFTLRNEAEKYLFTCYSFLPKDGDPLLNVGFMAGDEIWTSLDEREFISYGWRAARGGQGAENPYLDAWNGRYQGGGAGDNFGLFKAIRNCNIFLENVQDLSKIPDLSMSERERWIAEVKFLKAYYNFYLMRMYGPIPIIDTNLGISANEDEVRVKRAPFDECVTYVEGLLDQAIPNLPQIITDKSTELGRITKPIALAIKAKLLLTAASPLFNGNADYSGFADKDGVKLFNTTYDANKWKKAADAAKAAIDAAEAAGFKLYQFPGTTFKLSDTTLRQLTIKGAVTERFNINLEHIWANPNSRTGTLQRTAMPRLATTVVVGSARQQLAPPLKIAEMFYSRNGVPITEDKTLDFTNKYTLRTAVKSERFYIKEGYTTARINFDREPRFYADLGFDGGVWYKYDSPTNSDEGTFSVEAKSNQVAGANNFGWYNETGYFVKKLIDWNMINGSNGASYRDYPWPQVRLADLYLMYAEALNETLASPSADVYEYLNRIRARAGLATVQAAWTNFSNNPGKFSNKNGMREIIQQERLIEMAFEGSRFWDIRRWKRAAEVLNQAITGWSVYQPTNSEYYRVRTIFNQNFVSPRDYLWPLRTYDLTVNPKLVQNPGW comes from the coding sequence ATGGCAAAGCCCGCTTTGGCAACATTGGCACTCGGCCTTTTGTTAAGTGTACTGTCCATCACATCCTGTAAAAAATACCTCGATATCGTTCCCGATAATGTGGCCACGATAGATAATGCCTTTACTTTAAGGAATGAGGCCGAAAAATATCTTTTTACCTGTTATTCCTTTCTTCCAAAGGATGGTGACCCCTTATTGAATGTAGGTTTTATGGCCGGGGACGAAATCTGGACCTCTTTAGATGAACGCGAATTTATCTCTTATGGCTGGAGGGCAGCCCGGGGAGGTCAGGGTGCAGAAAATCCATACCTCGATGCCTGGAACGGCCGCTATCAGGGTGGTGGTGCCGGCGATAACTTTGGCCTTTTCAAAGCGATCAGAAACTGTAACATCTTTTTGGAGAATGTGCAGGATTTATCCAAAATCCCTGATTTAAGCATGTCAGAACGCGAACGCTGGATCGCTGAAGTAAAGTTTTTAAAGGCGTATTACAATTTTTACCTGATGAGGATGTATGGACCCATCCCGATTATCGATACCAATTTAGGCATCAGTGCCAATGAGGATGAGGTAAGGGTAAAACGCGCACCATTTGACGAATGTGTAACCTATGTAGAGGGTTTGCTCGATCAGGCAATACCGAACCTGCCACAGATTATTACCGATAAAAGTACCGAGCTAGGCCGCATTACCAAACCCATTGCCCTGGCTATTAAAGCAAAACTATTGCTTACTGCTGCAAGCCCTTTATTTAATGGCAATGCCGATTATAGTGGTTTTGCAGATAAAGATGGGGTTAAACTATTTAACACCACCTACGATGCCAACAAGTGGAAAAAAGCTGCAGATGCAGCAAAAGCCGCTATTGACGCCGCTGAAGCTGCCGGTTTTAAACTTTACCAGTTCCCTGGCACTACTTTTAAACTTTCTGATACGACTTTAAGGCAGTTGACCATTAAAGGTGCTGTAACCGAACGTTTTAATATAAATCTCGAACACATTTGGGCAAATCCCAACAGTAGGACAGGTACCCTGCAGCGTACTGCTATGCCACGTTTGGCCACTACGGTTGTAGTGGGTAGCGCAAGGCAACAACTGGCACCACCATTAAAAATTGCCGAAATGTTTTACAGCAGAAACGGTGTGCCTATCACTGAAGATAAAACTTTGGATTTTACCAATAAATATACACTTCGTACTGCGGTTAAAAGTGAACGCTTTTACATCAAAGAGGGCTACACCACCGCCAGGATCAACTTCGATAGGGAGCCAAGGTTTTATGCTGATTTAGGTTTTGATGGTGGCGTTTGGTATAAATACGACAGCCCGACCAATTCTGATGAAGGTACCTTCTCTGTGGAGGCGAAATCGAACCAGGTGGCGGGTGCCAATAACTTTGGCTGGTATAACGAAACCGGATATTTTGTTAAAAAACTGATAGACTGGAACATGATTAATGGTTCTAACGGTGCAAGTTACAGGGATTATCCATGGCCGCAGGTAAGGTTGGCAGATCTTTATCTGATGTATGCCGAAGCACTGAACGAAACATTGGCTAGTCCATCAGCAGATGTTTACGAATACCTTAACCGGATCAGGGCCAGGGCCGGACTCGCAACCGTACAAGCCGCCTGGACTAATTTTTCGAACAACCCCGGCAAATTCAGCAACAAAAACGGCATGAGGGAAATCATCCAGCAGGAAAGACTGATCGAAATGGCTTTTGAAGGCAGTCGTTTTTGGGACATCAGGAGATGGAAACGTGCCGCAGAGGTACTCAACCAAGCCATCACCGGATGGAGTGTGTACCAGCCCACTAACTCGGAATATTATCGTGTAAGGACCATTTTTAACCAGAATTTTGTTTCACCACGCGATTATTTATGGCCTTTAAGAACTTACGATTTAACTGTTAACCCTAAACTGGTACAAAATCCAGGTTGGTAA
- a CDS encoding SusC/RagA family TonB-linked outer membrane protein yields the protein MRKSYKKSAHVIRYLFSPKLVFRTVLGLLMLICSLNAKAQTEVTVKGMVKDTVGGLPGVNIKVSGTNRGVSTDEMGRYSIKLPKSGKLLFSLVGYKPQNKTVADYDRGADGSYTINVTLLSDANSLDEVAVVGFGTQKKTSVISSITAINPKELKGPTSNLTTMMAGRVAGMIAYQRSGEPGADNAQFFIRGLGTFGAGKQDPLILIDGVESTQNDMARLQPDDISSFNVLKDATASAVYGARGANGVVLILTKSGQAGLTKFSFRAESSLSSNTKNFKFADNVTYMKLANEAALTRNRLAILPYLQTKIDATAAGENELLYPNNNWIEQLIKDYTVNQRYNLNISGGGTKASYYIAGTYNIDNGVLKVADLNNFNSNIKLKNYSVRSNININLTNTTEAILRVYGQFDDYTGPVGGGGATFNRAIWSNPVMFPAVYPASLSPYSNHPLFGNAVSPTGALYMNPYAEMVKGYQDKNASTLQTQIEIKQDLKFITPGLTARLMSYARRYSYFDISRAYNPFYYSATEQPDKSIGLTLINGGGALSIGPVGTEYLGYSEGKKDLNSTFYAEFSGNYSRTLAQKHAVSAMLITTMRNYLAANPGSLQLSLPSRNQGVSGRATYGYDNRYLAEFNFGYNGSERFAANNRFGFFPSFGLGYNVSNEKFFKPLTKVITSLKLRATYGLVGNDQIGNADDRFFYLSEVNMNNGTYGANFGEDGLYYRNGISISRYSNPLITWERSKQINLGMDMTLFNDLSLTFDVYKNERSNILTDRTFIPSTMGLQAAIRANTNKAESKGVDFAASYNKSFSNSMFLSLRGNFTYATNKILIYDEPSFNANEAYRYHVGLPTTQAFGLIAERLFIDDAEAKNSPVQFSGVPGVNYGGGDIKYRDVNGDGIISDADQVPIGLPTSPEIVYGFGGTFGFKGFDISAFFQGSARSSFFINPGNISPFVLNKEEGNPNATQNGLLEVIADSHWSEQNRDTYAFWPRLSPNFVDNNTRTSTWWMRNGAFLRLKSVEVGYNLQNKLLKRLGLNSTRVYVNATNLGALSSFKLWDPEMGGNGLGYPVQTVYNIGASVSF from the coding sequence ATGAGAAAAAGCTACAAAAAGTCAGCTCATGTAATCCGCTATTTATTTTCGCCAAAACTGGTATTCCGAACGGTTTTGGGATTATTGATGCTGATCTGCTCCTTAAATGCCAAAGCCCAAACGGAGGTAACCGTTAAGGGTATGGTAAAAGATACCGTAGGTGGACTGCCCGGTGTAAACATTAAAGTTTCCGGAACCAACCGGGGAGTTTCGACCGACGAAATGGGAAGATACAGCATTAAACTTCCAAAATCTGGAAAATTGCTCTTCTCGCTGGTGGGTTATAAACCTCAAAATAAAACTGTTGCCGATTACGATCGCGGAGCAGATGGAAGTTATACCATTAATGTAACGCTTTTGTCGGATGCCAACTCGCTCGATGAAGTAGCCGTAGTAGGTTTCGGAACGCAAAAGAAAACCAGTGTAATCAGTTCGATTACGGCCATTAATCCGAAAGAACTTAAAGGGCCAACGAGTAACCTTACCACTATGATGGCCGGGCGTGTTGCCGGGATGATCGCCTACCAAAGAAGTGGCGAACCCGGTGCCGATAATGCCCAGTTCTTTATCAGGGGACTAGGAACTTTCGGCGCGGGTAAACAGGATCCTTTGATTTTGATTGACGGGGTAGAATCGACACAAAATGATATGGCCCGACTACAGCCTGATGATATTTCTTCGTTCAACGTACTTAAAGATGCTACCGCTTCTGCTGTTTATGGAGCCAGGGGAGCCAACGGAGTCGTGCTCATCCTCACAAAATCTGGTCAGGCCGGTTTAACCAAATTTAGCTTCAGGGCCGAATCGTCTTTATCTTCCAATACCAAAAATTTCAAGTTTGCAGATAACGTCACCTATATGAAACTCGCAAACGAAGCCGCGCTGACCAGAAACAGGCTTGCCATTTTACCTTACCTGCAAACCAAGATAGATGCTACGGCAGCGGGCGAAAACGAACTGCTTTATCCAAATAACAACTGGATCGAACAGCTAATAAAAGATTATACGGTTAACCAAAGGTACAACCTCAATATTTCCGGAGGGGGCACCAAGGCTAGTTATTATATTGCTGGTACCTATAATATCGATAATGGGGTGCTTAAAGTGGCCGATCTCAATAATTTTAACAGCAATATCAAACTGAAAAATTATTCGGTACGCTCAAACATTAATATCAACCTTACCAATACCACCGAGGCCATTCTTAGGGTTTACGGACAGTTTGATGATTATACCGGGCCGGTAGGCGGTGGCGGTGCCACTTTTAACCGCGCAATATGGTCTAACCCGGTGATGTTTCCGGCCGTTTACCCGGCCAGTTTATCGCCTTACAGCAATCACCCTTTATTTGGTAATGCTGTATCGCCAACAGGCGCATTATATATGAATCCTTATGCAGAGATGGTAAAAGGTTATCAGGATAAAAATGCCTCTACTTTACAAACGCAAATCGAGATTAAACAAGACCTGAAATTTATTACCCCGGGTTTAACGGCCAGGCTGATGAGTTACGCACGCAGGTATTCATATTTCGATATTTCGCGGGCCTACAATCCATTTTATTACTCGGCAACAGAACAGCCTGATAAATCAATCGGTTTAACGCTGATCAATGGTGGCGGAGCTTTATCAATCGGTCCGGTAGGAACAGAGTACTTAGGTTACTCTGAAGGTAAAAAAGACCTGAACTCTACTTTTTATGCCGAATTTTCTGGTAATTATAGCCGTACGTTAGCACAAAAACATGCGGTTAGCGCCATGTTAATTACCACCATGCGCAATTACCTGGCGGCAAACCCAGGCAGTTTACAGCTTTCTTTGCCTTCGCGTAATCAAGGGGTTTCGGGTAGGGCAACCTACGGCTACGATAACCGTTACCTGGCCGAGTTTAACTTTGGTTACAACGGTTCTGAACGTTTTGCGGCAAATAACCGCTTCGGTTTCTTCCCTTCCTTCGGTTTAGGTTACAATGTTTCTAACGAGAAGTTTTTTAAACCCTTAACCAAAGTAATTACCAGCCTGAAACTGAGGGCAACTTATGGTTTGGTGGGTAACGATCAGATCGGAAATGCAGACGACCGTTTCTTTTACCTCTCTGAAGTAAATATGAACAATGGTACCTATGGGGCAAATTTTGGCGAAGATGGTCTGTATTACCGAAATGGTATTTCGATATCACGTTATTCAAATCCATTAATTACCTGGGAAAGATCTAAACAAATTAACCTGGGTATGGATATGACACTTTTCAACGACCTGAGCCTGACGTTTGATGTTTATAAAAACGAACGTTCCAATATTTTAACCGACAGGACTTTCATTCCAAGCACCATGGGTTTACAGGCCGCCATAAGGGCAAATACCAATAAAGCAGAGAGTAAAGGTGTCGATTTTGCAGCCAGTTATAACAAGTCTTTCAGCAACAGCATGTTTTTATCGCTCCGTGGAAACTTTACTTATGCCACCAATAAAATTCTGATTTATGATGAACCTTCTTTTAATGCGAATGAAGCATACCGTTATCATGTTGGTTTACCTACAACCCAGGCCTTTGGTTTAATTGCAGAGCGTTTGTTTATTGATGATGCTGAGGCTAAAAATTCGCCAGTACAATTTTCTGGCGTACCCGGTGTAAATTATGGTGGTGGAGATATCAAATACCGCGATGTAAATGGCGATGGGATCATTTCAGATGCCGATCAGGTTCCGATTGGTTTACCTACAAGCCCTGAAATTGTTTATGGATTTGGCGGAACATTCGGTTTTAAAGGATTTGATATCTCAGCTTTCTTTCAGGGCTCTGCAAGGTCATCTTTCTTTATTAACCCGGGCAATATTTCTCCATTTGTACTCAATAAGGAAGAGGGGAATCCAAATGCAACCCAAAATGGATTGCTGGAAGTAATTGCTGATAGCCACTGGTCTGAACAGAACAGGGATACCTACGCTTTCTGGCCACGCTTAAGTCCCAACTTTGTAGATAATAATACACGTACCTCTACCTGGTGGATGCGTAATGGCGCTTTTTTAAGGCTAAAGAGTGTCGAAGTGGGCTATAACCTGCAAAACAAACTGCTCAAAAGATTGGGCCTCAACAGTACAAGGGTTTATGTTAACGCCACCAACCTTGGTGCACTAAGCTCCTTTAAACTTTGGGACCCAGAAATGGGCGGAAATGGCTTGGGATATCCTGTCCAAACCGTGTACAACATAGGTGCAAGTGTATCTTTTTAA
- a CDS encoding glycoside hydrolase family 127 protein, producing MKYCLFFLLICAKLSFAQNLQDYRISPVEFNKVKLTDKFWLPRVETNKEVTIPTSFARCENTGRLKNFEMAAKKTGKFCTTFVFDDTDIYKTIEGASYSLAVYPDAKLEGYIDSLIVVIANAQEPDGYLYTARTINPANPPSWSGKERWVNEGNMSHELYNSGHLIESAVAHYQSTGKKNLLNIAIKNANLLVATFGPGKRSVAPGHEIVEMALVRLYRVTGNESYLKLAKFFIDQRGIKQYDAKDKNPWKNGAYWQDQTPVINQDEAVGHAVRAMYLYAGMADVAALTGDKDYLNAIDKIWANMCGKKMYVNGGIGAVPDGERFGNDYELPNATAYNETCAAIGNVYWNQRMFLLHGDSKYIDLMEKVMYNALLSGVGLDGKTFFYTNAMQIFDGPLHKDAEPGRSGWFECSCCPTNMSRFLPSLPGYIYAQFKDQVYVNLFVASSTDLKVNNQSVKITQQNNYPWDGNLNFNIDPQEASNFSLKLRLPGWAINEAIPSDLYSYNQKGKAAFTIKVNGKNAKYQIEKGYVTIQKLWKKGDKVEFVLPMEVKKVTANAQLKEDAGKIAIQRGPMMFCAEAVDNTAKISAIKVPENTQFKYTFNPNLLNGVAELSGNAVTTAANRNNVIVPLKLIPYYAWANRSKGEMSIWFPEL from the coding sequence ATGAAGTACTGCCTGTTTTTTTTACTGATCTGCGCAAAATTAAGCTTTGCCCAAAACCTGCAGGATTATCGCATTAGCCCTGTAGAATTTAATAAGGTAAAACTAACAGATAAATTTTGGCTGCCCCGTGTAGAAACCAATAAAGAAGTTACCATTCCCACTTCATTTGCCCGTTGTGAAAATACCGGGAGGTTAAAAAACTTCGAAATGGCGGCAAAAAAAACAGGGAAATTTTGTACCACTTTTGTATTTGATGATACGGATATTTATAAAACCATAGAAGGTGCTTCTTACTCGCTGGCCGTATATCCGGATGCGAAGCTAGAGGGCTATATCGATTCCCTGATCGTGGTTATTGCCAATGCGCAGGAACCGGATGGTTACCTCTATACCGCAAGGACCATTAACCCTGCAAACCCGCCATCCTGGTCGGGAAAAGAGCGTTGGGTAAACGAAGGGAATATGAGTCACGAATTGTATAACTCCGGCCATTTAATCGAATCGGCGGTGGCACATTACCAATCAACAGGCAAGAAAAACCTGTTAAACATTGCCATAAAAAATGCAAACCTGCTCGTGGCCACATTTGGGCCGGGCAAAAGGAGTGTAGCACCCGGACATGAGATTGTTGAAATGGCCCTCGTGCGTTTATATAGGGTTACTGGCAATGAAAGTTACCTGAAACTGGCGAAATTTTTTATCGATCAAAGAGGAATAAAGCAGTATGATGCAAAGGATAAAAACCCCTGGAAAAATGGTGCATATTGGCAGGATCAGACGCCGGTAATCAACCAGGATGAAGCTGTTGGACATGCGGTAAGGGCCATGTATTTATACGCTGGTATGGCCGATGTTGCTGCCTTAACCGGAGATAAAGATTACCTGAATGCCATTGATAAAATATGGGCCAACATGTGTGGCAAAAAAATGTATGTAAACGGTGGCATTGGTGCTGTACCCGATGGTGAACGCTTTGGTAATGATTACGAATTGCCCAATGCCACTGCTTATAACGAAACCTGTGCCGCAATTGGCAACGTATACTGGAACCAGCGCATGTTTTTGTTGCATGGCGATTCAAAGTATATTGATTTAATGGAAAAAGTGATGTACAATGCATTGCTTTCGGGGGTAGGCCTGGATGGGAAAACATTTTTCTATACCAATGCGATGCAGATTTTTGATGGGCCGCTGCATAAAGATGCTGAGCCGGGCAGGTCGGGCTGGTTCGAATGTTCTTGCTGCCCAACCAACATGTCGCGCTTTTTACCATCTCTTCCCGGTTATATTTATGCCCAGTTCAAAGATCAGGTGTATGTAAACCTTTTTGTGGCCAGTTCTACTGATTTAAAGGTGAATAACCAATCGGTTAAAATTACCCAGCAGAACAATTACCCCTGGGACGGAAACCTCAATTTTAATATAGATCCACAAGAAGCAAGCAATTTCAGTCTTAAACTACGCTTGCCGGGCTGGGCAATAAACGAGGCGATTCCGTCTGATCTTTACAGCTACAACCAGAAAGGCAAAGCAGCATTTACGATAAAAGTAAATGGTAAAAACGCAAAATACCAAATCGAAAAAGGTTATGTAACCATCCAAAAACTTTGGAAAAAAGGAGATAAGGTAGAATTTGTGCTTCCAATGGAAGTGAAAAAAGTAACCGCAAATGCGCAACTTAAGGAAGATGCAGGCAAGATCGCTATACAGCGCGGACCAATGATGTTCTGTGCGGAAGCGGTAGATAATACAGCAAAAATAAGTGCGATTAAAGTACCTGAAAATACACAGTTTAAATATACATTTAATCCAAACCTGTTAAATGGAGTGGCAGAACTGAGCGGTAATGCGGTAACAACTGCAGCTAACCGAAATAATGTAATTGTGCCACTTAAACTTATTCCATACTATGCCTGGGCAAACAGGAGTAAAGGAGAAATGAGTATCTGGTTCCCTGAATTGTAG
- a CDS encoding glycoside hydrolase family 35 protein — protein sequence MNTLKLKTYLLVISALCYAGVAFAQQGNHTFKLGESDFLLDNKPFQIISGEIHYPRVPKEAWRNRMKMAKAMGLNTIGTYVFWNLHEPQKGKFDFSGNNDIASFVKIAKEEGLWVILRPSPYVCAEWEFGGYPYWLQNEKGLVVRSKQEEYLSEYRKYINAVGKQLAPLQINHGGNILMVQVENEYGSYAADKEYLDINRKMFIEAGFDGLLYTCDPEIDIVGGHLKGLLPAINGQDNPEKVKSAINKYHEGKGPYFIAEWYPAWFDWWGTAHHTIPAEKYTGKLDSVLAAGISLNMYMFHGGSTRAFMNGANYKDISPYEPQISSYDYDAPLNEAGNATEKFRQFRAVIEKHLPKGTKLSAIPADKPAIAIKAFQLTDASYIFDHLPKGTENDKPLTFEDLNQDYGYMLYRTKIEGGKKGLLKINKLRDYALIFINGKRVGVLDRRLNQDSIMLDLPNGSLQLDIFVENMGRINFGKYLLDNKKGITESVFFNGNELKKWTMFSLPFNHTKEISAKGNVNQVNEGPVMRKGTFNLAKTGDTYLDMRTWGKGVVWINGHNLGKYWSIGPQQTIYLPKEWLKAGKNDITVLELLDNKQATVEAISTPILNSLKK from the coding sequence ATGAATACATTAAAATTAAAAACATACCTGCTCGTTATTAGTGCTTTATGTTATGCCGGAGTGGCATTTGCACAGCAGGGCAACCATACTTTTAAACTTGGTGAAAGCGATTTCCTTTTAGACAACAAGCCTTTTCAGATCATTTCAGGAGAAATACATTACCCAAGGGTTCCGAAAGAAGCCTGGCGCAACCGAATGAAAATGGCAAAAGCCATGGGCTTAAATACCATAGGCACTTATGTGTTCTGGAACCTGCACGAACCCCAGAAAGGAAAATTCGATTTCTCGGGCAATAACGATATTGCAAGCTTTGTTAAAATTGCCAAAGAGGAAGGCTTGTGGGTCATCCTGAGGCCTAGTCCTTATGTTTGTGCCGAGTGGGAATTTGGTGGTTATCCTTATTGGTTACAGAACGAAAAAGGTCTTGTTGTACGCAGCAAACAGGAAGAATACCTGAGCGAATACCGCAAATACATTAACGCCGTGGGCAAACAACTGGCACCATTGCAAATTAACCATGGGGGTAATATCCTGATGGTACAGGTAGAAAATGAATATGGTTCTTATGCCGCCGATAAAGAATACCTGGATATTAACCGCAAAATGTTTATCGAAGCAGGTTTTGATGGATTACTCTACACCTGCGATCCTGAAATTGATATTGTTGGTGGACACTTAAAAGGTTTACTGCCGGCCATCAACGGTCAGGATAACCCTGAAAAGGTTAAAAGCGCCATCAATAAATACCATGAAGGTAAAGGACCATACTTTATTGCCGAATGGTACCCAGCCTGGTTCGATTGGTGGGGAACTGCACACCATACCATTCCCGCCGAAAAATATACCGGCAAACTCGATTCGGTATTGGCTGCGGGCATTTCTTTAAATATGTATATGTTCCATGGCGGCAGTACAAGGGCATTTATGAATGGTGCAAATTATAAGGATATTTCGCCTTACGAACCACAGATCAGCAGTTACGATTACGATGCCCCTTTAAACGAAGCAGGTAATGCGACCGAAAAGTTCAGGCAGTTCCGTGCAGTGATCGAAAAGCACCTGCCAAAAGGCACAAAATTATCGGCCATCCCTGCCGATAAACCTGCAATTGCGATTAAAGCTTTTCAACTGACTGATGCGTCATACATTTTTGATCATTTGCCAAAAGGTACTGAGAACGATAAACCGCTAACTTTTGAAGATTTGAATCAGGATTATGGTTATATGCTCTACCGGACCAAAATTGAAGGTGGAAAAAAAGGATTGCTAAAAATCAATAAACTGCGTGATTATGCCCTGATTTTTATCAACGGTAAAAGGGTAGGGGTTTTAGACAGAAGGTTAAATCAGGATAGTATCATGCTCGATTTACCTAATGGCAGCCTGCAACTTGATATTTTTGTGGAAAACATGGGAAGGATTAATTTTGGTAAATACCTGTTAGACAATAAAAAAGGCATTACCGAAAGCGTTTTTTTTAATGGTAATGAGTTAAAAAAATGGACAATGTTTAGTTTGCCTTTTAACCATACTAAAGAAATAAGTGCTAAAGGAAATGTGAATCAGGTTAATGAAGGACCAGTGATGAGAAAAGGAACTTTTAACCTTGCCAAAACCGGCGATACCTATCTCGATATGCGTACCTGGGGTAAAGGCGTGGTTTGGATAAATGGACATAATTTAGGGAAATACTGGTCAATTGGCCCTCAGCAAACCATTTACTTGCCAAAAGAATGGCTAAAAGCTGGTAAAAACGACATCACTGTTTTAGAATTACTGGATAATAAACAAGCTACGGTGGAGGCCATATCTACCCCGATTTTAAACAGCCTGAAAAAATAA